A DNA window from Synchiropus splendidus isolate RoL2022-P1 chromosome 2, RoL_Sspl_1.0, whole genome shotgun sequence contains the following coding sequences:
- the LOC128753774 gene encoding melanin-concentrating hormone receptor 1-like, which yields MVHLFGAFQRSSGGFLSVASSAAQRRQRRIEAARSLSPPAPASTCPFLLESFPPLGSEEHASRLVLLQMDFLDDSNFSVADTNLTSPSVLDGTLRCSVILPVIFSIICVLGIMGNFIVIYTIMKKTKCRARQSVPDIFILNMSIVDVLFLLGMPFLLHQLLGDGTWHFGATLCTVITALDSNSQIVSTYILTAMTFDRYLATVHPIRFNYIRTPYVAVLVIVLVWVLSLFTIMPVWMYAGLMPLTEDLVACALLLPNPVTDTYWFTLYQFFLAFAIPLAIICVVFLKILQHMSTSVAPLPPRSLRVRTRKVTRMAVTICLAFFICWAPYYILQLVHLGVQKPSIAFSYAYNIAISMGYANSCINPFIYIMLSETFKRQLLRAVRPLNRKFQVNPSTTDGGSLSVRMAPEEAQQENPASEVMLPSNKESE from the exons ATGGTGCATTTGTTTGGGGCATTTCAACGCTCAAGCGGCGGCTTTCTCTCCGTGGCGAGCAGCGCCGCGCAGCGCAGACAGCGCAGGATAGAAGCGGCGCGCTCCCTCTCACCTCCCGCTCCCGCATCCACCTGTCCGTTTCTGCTGGAATCATTCCCACCTCTGGGATCCGAAGAACACGCTTCTCGACTTGTACTCCTTCAGATGGATTTCCTGGACGACTCCAATTTTTCCGTGGCGGACACCAACTTGACGTCACCATCAG TTCTGGACGGAACCCTTCGCTGCAGCGTCATCCTCCCTGTCATCTTCAGCATCATCTGCGTATTGGGCATAATGGGGAACTTCATCGTGATCTACACTATCATGAAGAAGACCAAATGCCGAGCCAGACAAAGCGTCCCGGACATCTTCATCCTGAACATGTCAATAGTGGACGTGCTGTTCCTCCTGGGAATGCCTTTCCTGCTCCATCAGCTGCTGGGCGACGGGACCTGGCATTTCGGAGCCACCCTCTGCACGGTAATCACTGCCCTCGACTCCAACAGTCAGATTGTAAGCACATACATCCTCACGGCAATGACCTTTGACCGCTACCTGGCTACAGTCCATCCTATCCGCTTCAACTACATCCGCACGCCGTACGTGGCGGTGCTGGTGATCGTCCTGGTGTGGGTCCTGTCCCTGTTCACCATCATGCCAGTGTGGATGTATGCCGGCCTCATGCCGCTCACCGAAGACTTGGTGGCCTGCGCTCTCCTACTCCCCAACCCGGTCACCGACACCTACTGGTTTACTCTCTACCAATTCTTTCTGGCCTTCGCAATTCCTTTAGCCATCATCTGCGTTGTGTTCCTGAagatcctgcagcacatgtccACCAGCGTGGCGCCCCTGCCGCCTCGCAGTCTGAGGGTGCGCACGAGAAAAGTCACCAGAATGGCCGTCACCATTTGCCTGGCCTTTTTCATCTGCTGGGCACCTTACTACATCCTGCAGCTGGTCCATCTCGGGGTGCAGAAGCCCAGCATCGCCTTCTCTTACGCCTACAACATCGCCATCAGCATGGGCTACGCCAACAGCTGCATCAATCCCTTCATTTACATCATGCTCAGTGAGACTTTCAAGAGGCAGCTCCTTCGAGCTGTGCGGCCCCTCAACAGGAAGTTTCAAGTGAATCCCAGCACTACGGATGGAGGGAGTCTGAGTGTCAGGATGGCACCAGAGGAAGCTCAGCAGGAGAACCCGGCGAGCGAGGTGATGCTACCTTCGAATAAGGAGTCTGAGTAA